One Spinacia oleracea cultivar Varoflay chromosome 4, BTI_SOV_V1, whole genome shotgun sequence DNA segment encodes these proteins:
- the LOC130472092 gene encoding uncharacterized protein, whose protein sequence is MMYWCIKCFDGVSSLFTISDSKQFEITDYDVYDLFMLPLSELEVEGVKRGRNSTNPDFDLKIKWRKEFGFEEVNAQIPIRLLEDKIKLLTYGGDLFKQLFVFVAFSTFFTPTANRTVDLRLAKALEDPKMIPKYNWCKYVLDVLCEETVKFKNCLLKGKDQKTFGGCVVFLQLVYFQRIKFRNSSGIPGQLPLIQHWTSKMVTDRIHAENANMSALYGSGILEKEKYPIFKKFVFVDGQIDLTQIKSISKENEAGSSGGRAEQPYVGRRIPSRRPRILQFEIPSSHPTDEEIFSKATEDFHGQWLLMKRDLDVVSAIHAEELFKLKASMPSQNHGDDILENSTYQKMVDELVEIHQLVKNLPNGWDDIFGSSNNPVVTAAPQPSAVVPTEPAVVTAAVVDATTSTEAIIREVDPDTQINAVLDSLKSKAKEITEDDDEEIEEYERVWAAFQKCIINNHAVSRVNVSVYGIEENVMFMSPFMKAFEDLMRHLPAFVQEVVDFAALTDGEGILTDDKVIEYNHFIAVGRDDMWTLPSTFDILLIHIEAWAFLLNENERNPAGSPQKLFLGGTYCKYVADLIEKPGNEKILSELCVCLNYGVKDVNGVQSLKDCNMIFAPVLIEDPKHYYLFVISMKDKSVYFFDNMLLEPKEMEQRKKAYSVLCSSLEKLLKNMDNIHHEDIKSFIFIPTVVSI, encoded by the exons ATGATGTACTGGTGCATCAAGTGCTTTGATGGTGTGAGTTCTCTGTTTACAATCAGTGATTCCAAGCAATTTGAAATCACTGATTATGATGTGTACGATTTGTTTATGCTCCCCCTTTCTGAGCTGGAGGTTGAAGGGGTTAAACGTGGGCGCAATTCCACTAATCCTGATTTTGATTTGAAGATCAAGTGGAGAAAAGAGTTCGGTTTTGAAGAGGTCAATGCTCAAATTCCTATAAGGTTGCTTGAGGACAAGATTAAATTGTTGACATATGGTGGTGATCTGTTTAAacaattatttgtttttgttgCTTTCTCTACATTTTTTACTCCAACAGCCAATAGGACTGTAGATTTGAGATTGGCTAAGGCTTTGGAAGATCCTAAAATGATTCCCAAATACAATTGGTGTAAATACGTTCTTGACGTATTATGTGAGGAAACAGTGAAatttaaaaattgtttattGAAAGGCAAAGATCAAAAGACATTTGGAGGCTGTGTTGTGTTTTTGCAACTTGTGTATTTTCAGAGGATTAAGTTTAGGAATTCCAGTGGTATTCCTGGTCAATTACCTCTTATTCAGCATTGGACATCGAAGATGGTAACCGATCGGATTCATGCTGAAAATGCCAATATGAGTGCATTATATGGTTCTGGTATATTGGAGAAGGAGAAGTATCCAATTTTCAAAAAGTTTGTTTTTGTTGATGGTCAAATAGATTTGACCCAAATCAAATCTATTTCGAAAGAAAATGAAGCTGGCAGCAGTGGGGGAAGAGCTGAACAGCCCTATGTTGGGCGTCGAATTCCAAGTCGGCGTCCTAGGATTCTTCAGTTTGAAATCCCTAGTTCTCATCCTACAGATGAAGAAATTTTCTCTAAAGCCACTGAA GATTTTCATGGTCAGTGGTTGTTGATGAAGAGAGATCTGGATGTAGTTTCAGCCATCCATGCTGAAGAGCTGTTCAAATTAAAGGCTTCAATGCCTTCGCAGAACCATGGCGATGATATTTTGGAAAATTCCACTTATCAAAAGATggttgatgagttggtggagatTCATCAATTGGTGAAGAATCTACCAAATGGTTGGGATGACATTTTTGGTTCAAGTAACAATCCAGTTGTTACTGCTGCCCCTCAACCTTCTGCCGTTGTTCCAACTGAGCCTGCAGTTGTTACAGCTGCTGTTGTTGATGCAACAACATCTACCGAAGCAATTATTCGAGAAGTTGATCCTGACACTCAAATAAATGCAGTTCTTGATTCTTTGAAaagcaaagctaaagaaattacggaggatgatgatgaagaaatAGAAGAATATGAGCGCGTGTGGGCTGCATTTCAAAAATGCATCATTAACAACCATGCTGTATCAAGAGTGAATGTCAGTGTCTATGGCATAGAGGAAAATGTGATGTTTATGTCTCCGTTTATGAAAGCATTTGAAGATTTAATGAGGCATCTTCCAGCATTTGTTCAAGAAGTTGTGGACTTTGCTGCTCTGACTGATGGAGAGGGTATTTTGACTGA tGATAAAGTTATAGAATACAATCATTTTATTGCGGTAGGAAGAGATGACATGTGGACCCTTCCTTCCACATTTGATATTCTTTTGATTCATATTGAAGCTTGGGCTTTTTTATTGAATGAAAATGAAAGGAATCCTGCCGGTTCTCCTCAGAAGCTGTTTTTAGGTGGCACATATTGT AAATATGTTGCTGATTTGATTGAGAAACCAGGCAATGAAAAAATCTTGTCTGAATTGTGTGTTTGTCTTAATTATGGTGTGAAAGATGTAAATGGAGTTCAATCGTTGAAAGATTGTAATATG atttttgctcctgttcTGATTGAAGACCCGAAGCATTATTACCTGTTTGTCATTAGTATGAAAGACAAAAGTGTCTATTTCTTTGATAATATGCTTCTGGAACCAAAAGAGATGGAACAAAGGAAGAAAGCTTATTCTGTCTTG TGTTCTTCATTGGAAAAACTACTGAAAAATATggataacattcatcatgaagaTATTAAAAGCTTCATATTTATCCCG ACTGTTGTGTCTATTTGA
- the LOC130459977 gene encoding uncharacterized protein, with product MMFMMVFHGVETVQDGVGIFDFDPLADEDFRKFLRACICGTIVLSDLNCYRDEYLKRMVAFRKYRKQDVLDALIKQREELTQKYMNDASKIEIVARNSSARKSKHVETEDEAETDVNVEGK from the exons ATGATGTTTATGATGGTTTTTCATGGTGTTGAAACGGTACAAGATGGTGTTGGGATTTTTGACTTTGATCCCTTGGCAGAT GAAGATTTCAGGAAGTTTCTCAGGGCTTGTATTTGTGGCACCATTGTGTTGTCAGATTTGAATTGTTACAGAGATGAATATCTGAAACGAATGGTTGCATTCAGGAAATACAGGAAACAAGATGTTTTGGATGCCCTAATTAAACAAAGGGAAGAGTTGACGCAGAAATACATGAATGATGcttcaaaaattgaaattgttgcAAGAAATAGTTCAGCAAGGAAATCCAAACATGTTGAAACAGAAGATGAAGCTGAGACAGATGTCAATGTTGAAGGGAAATGA